GAAGCGCTCGGCAAGGGCAATAACTACGCTGCATGTTGGGGTTCGGGCGACATGCTGTCGTGGGAGCACACCGAAACACGGGGTGCGTTCGGTACGCATTTTGTTAACCAAGAACAGATCATCACGACAGCCAACGGGCAGACCTCTGCGGGAGATCGCTTCCAAAATGGCAAGGGCATGCAAAGCCGCGACTTCACCGATGGCTTGAGCAATACGATGGCGATGAGCGAGATTCTTGCGGCTGACTCAAAAACTGACATCCGTGGAGTTTGGATGTCTCCTGCCATGGGCGCCACGATTTTCTCCGCGTTCGAAAACCCCAACACAAATGTCAAAGACATCCTGGCGGCGTGTGGTGATGAACTTACCGATGCGTCAACGACCACGACGATCAATGCCGCCGACCGGTTGGAATGCCTCGAGCAACGCGATACCGCCGAGATCTACGCAGCCGCTCGCAGCCACCATACCGGCGGCGTGAATGTTCTAATGGCTGACGGAAGTGTTCGATTCATCAGTGACTCGGTCGATAATTTGAAAATCTGGCGACCATTGAGCACCGCACAGAACAATGAAGTACTTGAAGAACTATAGTCCGCCACAACTTAGTCCTTACCAATTCAAATCTCTACATATATAAGAATTAGGAAATGAAGAAACGACATCTATTGGGTCTCTTACTCGCGTTGCACTTATGCATTGCCACAGGCTGTGGATCCTCGGGAGCTATCCAGCCAACGGACGAGCAAAACGTGTTTGCAAGCGTGGAAGGCTTGGGCGATCTCGCCGGCGACGACCAAATGTTTGCCAGTGCTTTCGTCACTGGTGCCGTGCCGGATGATCGCAAAGCATACGGCACCCGCGGATACCAAGTGACTGGAGAAGCGACT
This genomic window from Allorhodopirellula heiligendammensis contains:
- a CDS encoding DUF1559 family PulG-like putative transporter, which produces MRRIQHQSQAVPHRLQPGFTLVELLVVIAIIGVLVGLLLPAVQAAREAARRMQCQNNMKQFGLAMHNHMSAFNAFPPGSVNYDEAGNRYKTGGWQHGQNEMGWHWLVMLFPYMEQPAMWQLVQQCEETRATEHTSNPCDHCESIDLIGNLGREQLPSFDQCPSAPAVRTQFSDGSYGLEALGKGNNYAACWGSGDMLSWEHTETRGAFGTHFVNQEQIITTANGQTSAGDRFQNGKGMQSRDFTDGLSNTMAMSEILAADSKTDIRGVWMSPAMGATIFSAFENPNTNVKDILAACGDELTDASTTTTINAADRLECLEQRDTAEIYAAARSHHTGGVNVLMADGSVRFISDSVDNLKIWRPLSTAQNNEVLEEL